The window CCAGGGTAATTAAATCATACTCAGCATCGCCCTTTAACAGCCCCGAGAGAATGATGGTGTCGGCGTCCAATTCTTTGGCCACTTCGCTGAGAACGATGCGGTTTAGGCAAGTCCCTACCACTTCGATCCCCTGCTTAGGGATCATCTCTTTCAATACACCATCCAACTCTTCATGACCGGTTGCTAACAAGACTTTCATGAATGTCACCTCCAAATATAAAGAGCCAGGTCCTATAACCTGACTCTTGCTTTTTTAATTGCCATATAATTTCAACAAGGGGTCAATGGGCAGACCTGAAGGCCCTCCCTGGGATAAATCCCTCACTTCAAAGTGTAGATGAGGTCCGGTAGAATCACCTGTACTACCTACTTTACCTACTATATCACCAACTTGTATTTTTTGATGAAGCTTGACATTGATTTGGCTGAGATGTGCATATTTATATAAATAATTTTCATCCCGGATTGTTACATATAAGCCATAACCTTGTTTATGATTATTTGGATTTTCCCATCCCGCACGCGTAACCTCTCCAGCAGACACTGATATCACTGTGGCTCCCATCGGTGCAGCAATGTCAATCCCATAGTGTGGGAGGACCACTTTTTTAGTAGGATGCAGACGGTTTAAATCGAAAGGAGAGCGAATCGCCGTGTAACCCGGTACCGGCCACAGGGTTTCTTTCTTAAACTGTTCGGCATAATCCCAAATTTTAGAGGCATAAACCGCCCGGCACCATTCTTCTACAGAGCTATATTTATTTTTTAAGTTGCTCGGAACCTCCACAAAGCCTCCATAATGGATCAGTATGGGCAGCGATTGTTCTTTCCAGTCTCCCTGCCAGTCCACATTCTTAAAACCCAACTCCCGAAGCATGTAGGCCCCGACAAGAATCTGGGCCCGGGGATTCTCTTTATGCAGCTCCGGATCAAAGCCTAATCTGGCAGCATAAACCTGCCAATTACTCGGGGATACCTGCATTAATCCAAAGCATTTTGTTTCTGTGTTTTCTGCCTTGGGATTAAATGAAGATTCCTTATAGGCAATGGCTGCCAGGAACCACCAGGGGATGCCATATTTCTCTTCCGCTTCTTTGAAAAACGGAATAAGTTCCGAAGGAATCATGGACTGGGATAAGTATTTGCCCATTAAGTCATTTTCCTTCAGCCAGGCCAGCCATTCTTTATATTCATTAAACGCAATTCCTGCTTCCCAGACTCCCTCCCTGGCCAGGGCCAGGTCGTTGGAATCCTGATTAATTTTGTATTCCTGCAATATAAAATTCTCCAGCCTCTGCCACTTATTAGGCAAAATCTGCAGGGTGTCCTCTAATTGTTCATAGGTTATAGTTGTGTTGCCTCTAGTCTCTGTCACCCATTTATAATGATATTGATAGTGACCCTGGATGGTGTAGGCTTCCACCAGCAAATAAACCAATCTTCTAGTGGTTTCGGATTCTCCGTCTTCATTGGTGGTTGTAGTTATAATTTCGGATTCTTTGTAATAAAAATACGGATGCAGCTTCCTGGCCGAGTCTTCCGGAAGGTCCTTTGAGATTTCAGTCAAGTTTAAACTATACGCCTTGTAAAGGCAGGCGGCATGAATATTTCCCCATTGCAGCTTTAATTCCTCGTCATGATTGTATCGGTCATTTAACGCCCCTAAATAGGTTCCCTTTCCCGGATAGTGGGGCTTATTTACGGATGATTCTCCAGAAACGATCCAGGTATCAACAACATTGTATTGGTTTGCTAATTTTACATACTTATCGTGGAGTTCTTTATCCTGTTCACTCTCATAAACTCCCGCAAGTATCGGGTTTTTCTTATCTTTCGTAACGATGGGGAAGGCGGAGTAAACGGCGGCAATCAGCCAGCAAATCATAAAGAAAATAAAAAAGCCAAATAAGATGACCGGAAGATACGGTAATATGAGAACCCAAAATTTTTTTGCCAGCTTTTTAGCCGCAGTTTTTCCTGCGACTAAAAAGACTTTCTCAAGATTCCTTTCATCCATGGCATCGGTCCTTTCATTGTTCTACTAAAAAATACCCCACCATCTAGAGGTGAGGTATCTTAGAGGCTCATTCCGCAGCAATCCAGCGCCTCTACCGGAAAGCCTCCCTAAAAAGAAAAACGAGAAAGATTAATCTTCCTCGCTTTTTAATAACGGATTATGCCAATCCATCCTATAATCCGGTGTAAAAATCTTTTCGGCAGCGCCGGAAAAATGATTCCCCAAGCTCATGGCCGAATGAGATCCAAAGGTTGATCCGATCATCGAACCGGTCATGGCGGATAACCCTCCGGATAGAGAATCCTGGCCGGTGTAGTTTTTGACGGCATTCCCAAAGGAATCCAGTCCATGTCCCTCTTTAAGCTGTGAAAACGTTTCCTTTGCCAAGCCGGCGGTCATGGCAGTGGCAGTGTAGGCCCCTCTTCCCCCCGCCGCCATTCCAGCCCCAAGTGCCGGAGCCATCTGGGGAATCCCTAAACTTGAAACAAAACCGGAAGCATAACCCGCCCTTCCCGCCCTTTCAATTCCTTTTCCCTGAAGGGTCTGTTGCATAGGGTTGACCATGGTGGATCTGCCTATATCTGTAGAGGGGGTCGGGCCGACCGCCTGAGTTTCTTTATAATCTGTTGGCACTAGCATCCCGGAGTCCCTTTGTGCGTAACCGGAAGGTAAATCTAATCTCGAATCGGTGGCCACAGAGGTATTGGCAGCCGGAGTTGAAGCACTAGGAGCGACCATTGGAGACGAACTTATCATTGGTGTTGGATTTATCCCGGAAAGGCTTCCTTGATTTTGAGAAATGCCGGGCAGGGACGGCGGGATAAAAGGAACTCCTCCCCCGCCTCCAGTTGGGCTGTTTATGCCACCACTTTCTCCAGTTAGCACGTCTCCGTTGACAAGTGAAAGGGCCCCTCCCGGCAGGGAAGCGGGCATCCCTTTTTTCCCCGTGGTTAATGCTGCCAGGGATAGTAAACCCAGCCCTTTTCCAACCAAGGACTCCTCATTGATGCCCCCAACACGGGCTATCAGCTTCATAAAAATCTCTCTGATAAATTTACTGGCCGGCACAACGGCTACAATCATCCAAAAAACCTGCCAAATCGTAATATCTCCATCACCATTCATTTTAACGCCCCCTTAGTACCAGTCTCCGCTGAACAGCCAAACCAGAAATCCAGCGATAATGAGAGATAGCCCTAAGACAAAAACACCGGTTATAGCCTTAGAGAAGCTTTCTTTAGCCTCGGTAATTTTCCTTTCATCGCCTCTGCTCACGGCCATTTTAATTGCAACAGAAAGCAGGGTTCCAAAGCATAACGCTCCCCCCAGTGAGGCAAACCAAACCCCAACCTTTCTCAAGGTCAATGCCAGTTCATCTACACTGGCCACTGCCAACAGGGTATTTACCATAAAGGTGGCCGAATGCTCCACCCGGCTCGCTACCAGGATGGTAAAGAACACCCCGAAAACCAAGGCGTGAAAAAACTGCATAAAGATCGTGCTGATTATCTCTCCGCCCCAGAGTTCCAGTACCTGTCTCTCTTCCGTTAGGGCCCAGATCCATACGATGAGGGGAGTACCCACAAAGGCCGCGGAAACAACCCAAAAGCGGATCTCATATAGAGCGTTAAAATAGGCATTGAAACCGATAAAGCACATGTTCAGCAGAGCTGTTGCGAAAACGTTGCCAACCTGTATTTGTCCAAAAATATCTCCAAAGAAGGGGGATTGAGCTGTGTCATTAAAAATTAGTTGATCCAGTGAATAAAGATCAAAAACATCATTAAAAATAGCTACAATGGTTTGAAAGGGTGCGGCCACAATGGTTTCAAACATTCCGGCCCCGTCCAAATTTTTTTGCTGTAATTCGAGATTGGTAGAATCAATGATATTTTTGGTCATATTTCTAAAAAGAGAAACCCCGGCATCGTTAATTTGTATCAGCAGATAGATGCAGTAGGGAGCCAAAATAATAATCAGCATGGCCACAAAACAGCGTTGGATATCCATTAACAAACTGGCCCGAATGGACGGGTCTATGGAAGAATGATAGTACCGGTATCCGGAACGAACGATGACCAGGAATATAAACGCCCCCGAGAGCATTACCAAGGTACAATACCACAACATAACAACGGAAAGCCACTTATTGGTAAAGTGGAGGGAAGTTATCCCTCCTTTGGTGTCCTCATCATCGGCCCCTGGGAGATGGTTGGTTAGGGTAACATCTGTAGACCTAGAAGATCCATCGTCTGTTTTAACGGTATATCGATATTTGCCATTTCCGGGGCTTTCATTAAAGGTTGTTGTCGCTCTCTCACTGTCTAAGGGTCCTTCCAGAATTACTTTCGGGCAAGAAATCTCTCCTCTTTTTTCTTGTTTTCCAGTCGGCTTATTATCCCCTCCCAGAGGAGTTCGATAAATGGTTATATTGTGATCCACATTATCCCCAGAAACTACCACTTTAACCTTAATGGTTAAAGTAACTTTACCTTTATCGCTGACCTTTGAACTAACATCTTCCACCATAGGTTTTAATGTCATCGCATAAGCAGGGGCAGCCATTATAGACCAAATAGCTAATGCCAAAAAGATTTTTTTTAACACCATATCCCCCCTTACCGCCTTATGATGGCTTCCGGATCACTGCGAATAAAGGACTCTTCAAAGGGAAGTCCCCTAAAGTTGATGACAGCCATCTCATTGCCAACTTTCAGCAGTCCCTGCCCTGGCTCAAAACTCTTAATTTGTTCAATCACATCCGGGGGAATATCAAACATCTGTCCAAGACCCTTGGCGTCCGTAGACTGCATTTTGAGATAAAACCGGGTGTCGCACATGTTAATGATGGTTTCTCCTTCTTTTGTCATAAACTCTCGGAAAGACTGCGTGGCAAGGAGAAGGGAGGTATTATACTTAGCGCCCCGGCGGGAAACCGTGGAAAGGAACTCGGCAGTGTCCGGATGGAGGAGAAACATCCAGCACTCGTCACAAACAACCCTCTTTTTAACTTCCCGGTGCTTTTTAATAAATTTTTCAAGGGTCCAGGAAAGCATGACTAAATTGGCGTAGGTAACCGCGAACTTATTGTTCAGTCCCTTTAAATCAAACACAATAATCGGTGCGTCAAAAAGCGAACCGATTCCCTGGCCATCAAAAAAACCATACTCATGGCCCTTGGTAAAGGGAATCAGTATGGTTGCAAGACGATGGGCGCCTAATTTTTTAAGCCTTTCAATAAAGCTGCTAATGGTTGGCAGCGATTTATATTCCAGTCCGGCGGAGTACTTTTCCCCTTCTTTCTTTCCAGTCCCTTCTTTAAACAGACTCTGAGGGTCCGAGGTTATGTCGCAGGATTGGTACTCTTGACGGATGGCTTCACTGGCCAAGGCCCGTTCCTCAGCAGTCATTCGTTCGCCCATTATTTCAATTAAACCGGAGAATAAGCTGATAATCTCTCCGGCTTTACTCAGCAGGTCGATATAGTACGTTCCTGTTTCTTCGTCATAATCGGGCTCCACATCAAAGGGATTAAACATACATTCCATCCCCGGATTAAACCGTATCAGCACACCGCCAAGGGACTTGCAGAGGTTGCCGTACTCTCCTTCCGGGTCAATGATGACGCTTTTGATGCCCAGCGCCCTGGATCTCGCCGTCATCCCCTTCACGGTGTAGGATTTCCCCACTCGAGTCATCCCTGTCAGAAACATGTGAGGACCGAAGAGCCGCGGCGGACCGATAAATAAATCCAGGAAGGCCGGAGATCCTGTTGCGTTTTCACCAAAATAAATTGCATTACCGGTTGCGGGATGACTGAAGTCGGTACTGATCAGGGGAGCCAGGCAAGCCGCATTGGCCACGGTAACATCGTGATATTCCGGTACATTCGTATCGATAAAAGGTAAGATGCTTTTAAGCCCCTGGTGCTGTCTTTTGTAAAGAGTACGGGAATTGGTGTTGGCCAGTAAATCCTTTACTCTGCTCTTTTTTTTATCCATTTCTTCGTAAGATTTAGCAGTGATCATAACGGTTACGGTAACCGTAACAATGTTATTTCTTTTCAGAGAAATATCTCTCAGCAATTGCCTGTAATAGTTGTATTTGACCTCCAGAGTATCAACTGCGCTGGTATTGCCGGCTTTTTTTGCTAAAATCAGCTCAGAACCCACAATACTTCTCCAGCCGTTCACTTTCTCATTGGCCTCTCTACGCTTATTGGGAATATTGCTCACGGAAACCGTTACCCCGCCCAGGTTGGTAATGTTATTAAACCATCCCATATTGATAATCTCAGGAATTGCATCTACAACCAACGTGCAGCAATACAGGTGATCAATCCGGTAATGATCGTCATAAAACTGAATTCTGTCCGGCAGACTTAAATCATGAAGGCTGGGTGCTGCTATTTCGATACTCTTGGTCTTCCCAAGGTTTCTTTTTTTTCTCTTCCAACCAAACAATTTATTCCACCCCCTTGCTGATTTCATTCCTGGACCAGTGCAGCGGCTCGGTAACCCCTGCATTCACCCGGCTGCTGGGAGAAATAATTCGATCCGGCAATAGGATTTGGTGCAGGGCATCATAGATATCCTCTCTTTTGGTCAACCGGGTAATGACAATGCCCACCCTTTGATGAAGTTTTTTTGAAATATGCTCAAAGCGTTTGATAATCGCCTCTTCCGGGTCATCATCGTCGTTTAAAGAGCCGATAACAAGCCAACTTTGCGCCGATAAAACCGCTCTCTGCAGCTTCATGCCGGTTAGAAAATCAGCATACAGGGTCATATAAGCCCTTAATCCGGGCGTTAATTCCTCCGGCGAGGCTTCTTTGATCCGTCGCCTTACTTCAAGGGCGCCTTTTTCCGTATCGGAGATTACGGTATTGGAAATGTATTGATTCGGATAATCAACCTGACTGAGAATGCTTACAATCATGCTTTCCTTGTTATCCTGTTCCGGGGTAGACATTACACTAAAATTGGCTCCATTGAGACTGGCTATCCCGAAATACCGATTTCCCTGGCGGTAAATTCCATTTTGAATATATTTATAATGAATCAGCTCACTGATGTGCGCTTCTTTAAAAATCTCTTCCGGTTGGTTCAGCTTTTTCTTCTTTTCTTGCATAAATCTCGGCATGGAGGAAGTTTGCTGTATAAAAAAAAACATCCCGAGGGCTAGAATAATAACCAGAAACA is drawn from Desulforamulus ruminis DSM 2154 and contains these coding sequences:
- a CDS encoding M23 family metallopeptidase, which produces MDERNLEKVFLVAGKTAAKKLAKKFWVLILPYLPVILFGFFIFFMICWLIAAVYSAFPIVTKDKKNPILAGVYESEQDKELHDKYVKLANQYNVVDTWIVSGESSVNKPHYPGKGTYLGALNDRYNHDEELKLQWGNIHAACLYKAYSLNLTEISKDLPEDSARKLHPYFYYKESEIITTTTNEDGESETTRRLVYLLVEAYTIQGHYQYHYKWVTETRGNTTITYEQLEDTLQILPNKWQRLENFILQEYKINQDSNDLALAREGVWEAGIAFNEYKEWLAWLKENDLMGKYLSQSMIPSELIPFFKEAEEKYGIPWWFLAAIAYKESSFNPKAENTETKCFGLMQVSPSNWQVYAARLGFDPELHKENPRAQILVGAYMLRELGFKNVDWQGDWKEQSLPILIHYGGFVEVPSNLKNKYSSVEEWCRAVYASKIWDYAEQFKKETLWPVPGYTAIRSPFDLNRLHPTKKVVLPHYGIDIAAPMGATVISVSAGEVTRAGWENPNNHKQGYGLYVTIRDENYLYKYAHLSQINVKLHQKIQVGDIVGKVGSTGDSTGPHLHFEVRDLSQGGPSGLPIDPLLKLYGN
- a CDS encoding pilin encodes the protein MTLKPMVEDVSSKVSDKGKVTLTIKVKVVVSGDNVDHNITIYRTPLGGDNKPTGKQEKRGEISCPKVILEGPLDSERATTTFNESPGNGKYRYTVKTDDGSSRSTDVTLTNHLPGADDEDTKGGITSLHFTNKWLSVVMLWYCTLVMLSGAFIFLVIVRSGYRYYHSSIDPSIRASLLMDIQRCFVAMLIIILAPYCIYLLIQINDAGVSLFRNMTKNIIDSTNLELQQKNLDGAGMFETIVAAPFQTIVAIFNDVFDLYSLDQLIFNDTAQSPFFGDIFGQIQVGNVFATALLNMCFIGFNAYFNALYEIRFWVVSAAFVGTPLIVWIWALTEERQVLELWGGEIISTIFMQFFHALVFGVFFTILVASRVEHSATFMVNTLLAVASVDELALTLRKVGVWFASLGGALCFGTLLSVAIKMAVSRGDERKITEAKESFSKAITGVFVLGLSLIIAGFLVWLFSGDWY
- a CDS encoding VirB4 family type IV secretion system protein, giving the protein MFGWKRKKRNLGKTKSIEIAAPSLHDLSLPDRIQFYDDHYRIDHLYCCTLVVDAIPEIINMGWFNNITNLGGVTVSVSNIPNKRREANEKVNGWRSIVGSELILAKKAGNTSAVDTLEVKYNYYRQLLRDISLKRNNIVTVTVTVMITAKSYEEMDKKKSRVKDLLANTNSRTLYKRQHQGLKSILPFIDTNVPEYHDVTVANAACLAPLISTDFSHPATGNAIYFGENATGSPAFLDLFIGPPRLFGPHMFLTGMTRVGKSYTVKGMTARSRALGIKSVIIDPEGEYGNLCKSLGGVLIRFNPGMECMFNPFDVEPDYDEETGTYYIDLLSKAGEIISLFSGLIEIMGERMTAEERALASEAIRQEYQSCDITSDPQSLFKEGTGKKEGEKYSAGLEYKSLPTISSFIERLKKLGAHRLATILIPFTKGHEYGFFDGQGIGSLFDAPIIVFDLKGLNNKFAVTYANLVMLSWTLEKFIKKHREVKKRVVCDECWMFLLHPDTAEFLSTVSRRGAKYNTSLLLATQSFREFMTKEGETIINMCDTRFYLKMQSTDAKGLGQMFDIPPDVIEQIKSFEPGQGLLKVGNEMAVINFRGLPFEESFIRSDPEAIIRR